Genomic window (Tardiphaga sp. vice304):
TAGCCCATGTCCGGCGTCAGCACCCATGGCGTCGGCGGCGGCGACTGGGCAAAGGCTGGCATGGCCAGCACCGTCAGCCCTGCTGCGCAGATCATCGAAATCACTCTGGCCATGCTGCCATCTCCATGTATCGCGGGTAGCTTGAACAAATCACGAACGGTCCGCGGTGGTCAAGTTGCACGGTGCATGCGACAGGCCGGTCGCAAGTTGCGGGTTGCCGATCGTCGCGGTCCGGCTATCTTTGCGTCGGGTTTGTCGGTCTCCCATGAGGCCGGCGATGGGGACAGTTCGATGCAAGTGATCGTCAAAGGTGCGGCCGTTCTCGGTTTTCTGGCGCTGGCGCTGGCGCAGGGCGCCGCGGTGGCCGATGATTTCAAGCTCAGTAACAACCAGCGCATAACGTGCGGCCGCGGCCTCTCCGCCGGGAAGCTGTCGACCTCGACTTGCCGCTCCTACGCCTATTTGTTCAATGCCAGGACGTCGGAATATTTCCGCTGCTCGGTCAGCCTGTCGATGACCCGCGATACCAAGGAGATCATCAATACCCAAAGCGACGGCAATTGTGTCAAGAAGCCTCGCATCTTCGACACCGACGGCAACTACACATTTGACGCTACTGAGACCGAGCCGCCGAACACCAACTCCTTCTTCGGAACCGGCGGCTACGCCATCTGGGCCAGCGACATCACCACGCAGAAACTGCGCGGCTGCATCACCATCGCCTCAGGCCTGGGCTCCGATATCAGCAAGTGCGTGGATATGAAATTCGAGTGAGGTGGCCTGCCGCAACACTCCGTGTCGTCGCCGCGAACGCGGGGACCCATACACGCTGTAGACATAGCTTGAACGCGGTCGTGGTGGCTACGGTGATCCAACCTCAATGACCGAGGCTATGGGTCCCCGCTCCGCGCACGCCTTCGGCGTGCTAGGCGGGGACGACATGTGAAGCTGCCATAGCGATCAGACTACTCCGGCTTGATGCCGGCGAACTGCGCGACCTTGCCCCACTTCTCGATTTCCGAGACCACGAAGGCCTGCATCGCTTCCGGCGAACCGCCTGCGGGCTCGGCGCCGAGTTTGCGCAAGCGTGCGGTGCCGTCCTCGGATTTGATGAACTTTTCGATGCTGGCGTTCAGCTTGGTGATCATGTCCTTCGAGGTCTTCGCCGGCGCCGCGACGGTGAACCATGACGCCGCCTCGTAACCGGGGACGCCGGCCTCGGCGATGGTCGGGATCTCCGGCATCAGCGGCCAACGCGTCGCGGTCGATACCGCGATGGCGCGAATCGAATTCGACTCCGCGAAAGGCTGCGCCGCCGGCAGGTTGTCGATCATCAGGTGAACACGGCCTGCGATCAGGTCGGTCAGCGCGGGCGCGCTGCCCTTGTAGGGAACATGCACGATGTTGACGCCGGTCATCGACTTGAACAGTTCGGTGGAGACATGGGCAGTCGAGCCGAGGCCGGGGGTGCCATAAAAGAACTCGCCGGGCTTCGATTTCGCCAGCGCGATGAATTCAGCGACGTTCTTCACCGGCAGCGAGTTGGTCACCGAGAACAGGTTGGGAACCTTGGCGATGATGATCACCGGCGCCAGGTCCTTGATCGGATCATAGGCCATCGCCTTGAACA
Coding sequences:
- a CDS encoding Bug family tripartite tricarboxylate transporter substrate binding protein; the protein is MSISPSRRSLILGGAAALGLPLLSRHARAADAWPTRPVKFIVPFAAGGTTDILARVVAAKISEEFGQQFIVENKPGAGGNIAADFVAKAEPDGYTFLVGTPGTHAINKFVFKAMAYDPIKDLAPVIIIAKVPNLFSVTNSLPVKNVAEFIALAKSKPGEFFYGTPGLGSTAHVSTELFKSMTGVNIVHVPYKGSAPALTDLIAGRVHLMIDNLPAAQPFAESNSIRAIAVSTATRWPLMPEIPTIAEAGVPGYEAASWFTVAAPAKTSKDMITKLNASIEKFIKSEDGTARLRKLGAEPAGGSPEAMQAFVVSEIEKWGKVAQFAGIKPE